A section of the Candidatus Abawacabacteria bacterium genome encodes:
- a CDS encoding ABC-2 family transporter protein codes for MNSLTAVIKLSFTRDMIYRANFWSSVLSRLGFLLVNLAWFGIMYTSLLHVKNWGYAESMFFLATFQLIETITIGFFGNSFANWYQHINSGSLDVILSKPIDPQLVLSLHAISFPQLLTILAPATFILYLAITFPIFTSLFSIAGYMLGILLAVSIFYNLWLIIMTFLFWLVGISYWHQLFRSITSFLQVPPIVYEGFLKFLFYFIIPVFAAVMLPLAIVWDNSVWALCLLLAMATLTTVLARAFFHYGLKAYNSASS; via the coding sequence GCTTCACTCGCGATATGATTTATCGAGCTAATTTTTGGAGCTCCGTATTATCACGCTTAGGGTTTTTGCTGGTAAACCTCGCGTGGTTTGGCATTATGTATACTTCTTTGCTGCACGTCAAGAATTGGGGATATGCTGAAAGTATGTTTTTTTTGGCTACATTTCAATTAATTGAAACTATCACTATTGGCTTTTTTGGTAATAGTTTTGCTAATTGGTACCAGCATATTAATTCTGGTTCTTTGGATGTGATACTGAGCAAACCTATTGATCCTCAATTGGTGCTTTCTTTGCATGCTATCTCATTTCCCCAATTACTTACTATTTTGGCTCCAGCCACTTTTATTCTTTATCTAGCTATCACTTTTCCTATCTTCACATCACTCTTTAGCATTGCCGGATATATGCTAGGCATTCTTTTAGCGGTTAGCATTTTTTATAATCTTTGGCTAATCATCATGACCTTTCTTTTTTGGCTAGTAGGCATTAGCTATTGGCATCAACTATTCCGTAGTATCACCAGCTTTCTTCAAGTGCCACCTATTGTTTATGAAGGCTTTCTCAAGTTTCTTTTTTACTTTATCATTCCTGTATTCGCTGCAGTAATGCTTCCCTTAGCCATTGTATGGGATAATTCCGTTTGGGCACTATGCCTGCTGCTAGCAATGGCGACTCTAACTACTGTGCTTGCCCGAGCGTTCTTTCACTATGGTTTAAAAGCCTATAATAGCGCTAGCAGCTAA
- a CDS encoding S8 family serine peptidase translates to MRFPRFFLVLILLATVGLEFLQVTTDSFNAKVAQANQELQQEHANAVLLLTSDHKQLKHTLQTIKKDYPLQAVHSLSPDNEVLAVTFDYDQDLAFIMASYQDQITLEPDYLMQAAAMPSDALFAEQWYLQNTGQSYHSSSTTQFQGTTGIDINWTAAFEHSSLRGQGVTIAVIDSGLRIGHTELQSRLWQNTSEASDGLDNDSNGLIDDINGWNYLDNNHIFTDHLGHGTQAAGIIAANNDTVGIVGIAPTARIMPLKVLDEDGRGRTSNVIKAINYAVAKGAKVVNMSFGGAGADTVALINTCNNAVNAGVVLVASAGNANTDILQNHFAPASIPSVIAVGSITSLGDKASFSNTGNGLSLVTPGVSLLTTRSQGSEENAAQVLADGSNNYIISSGTSFSSPMVAAAVALLIEQNPALTPAQIRARLEQTARDLGTTGKDSNFGYGLLDVQNALAITAPPVTPTNQAPQIISSTWSSNPLVNDGEISTALSVVATDNEHDTLTVSADFTALGSTNQTLILGTNNTYTSAAITTSSSAGDYTIPIQVSDPTHTATGSIVLTVAEAPATITISGPTSETIFNTSESQLTLSGQLTGNIATIKVNDISIPGFSLGQTTWNSTITIAEGTTVYNVNGFNSAAQLLASDSIVITRAAAQTATPPPTSESEEEDEEESSSSRRRERRRNRDRDDPIVEAQTTITFADVPADHFAFQQISDLTLKGSIHGQDNFYFPNRVISRGEFLKVAMHDAGLVNSTCASNQAHFSDITNNVFSQEIHCAVYQRIVWDGKENFFPHQPITREQAILWLVAIRRIVPETNLSSSFPDVRDNRTMAYIETAKRLQWVQGNNGLFYPHNSLSRAEAAKVIVNSRH, encoded by the coding sequence ATGCGCTTCCCCCGATTTTTTTTAGTGTTGATCCTCTTGGCCACTGTTGGCCTAGAATTCCTACAAGTCACAACTGATAGTTTTAATGCTAAAGTGGCTCAAGCCAATCAGGAATTACAGCAAGAACACGCCAATGCTGTACTGCTACTTACCAGTGACCATAAGCAATTAAAACATACTTTACAGACCATCAAGAAAGATTACCCATTACAGGCAGTTCATTCATTGTCTCCTGATAATGAAGTTTTGGCTGTTACTTTTGACTATGATCAAGATCTCGCTTTCATTATGGCTTCTTATCAAGATCAAATCACACTTGAACCTGATTATTTAATGCAGGCAGCCGCCATGCCTAGCGATGCACTATTTGCGGAACAATGGTATCTGCAGAATACCGGCCAGTCCTATCATTCCTCCAGTACTACTCAATTCCAAGGTACAACTGGCATAGATATCAATTGGACTGCAGCCTTTGAACACAGCTCACTTCGAGGACAAGGTGTAACGATAGCTGTTATTGATAGTGGATTGCGTATTGGTCATACTGAGTTGCAATCTAGATTATGGCAAAACACCAGTGAAGCCAGTGATGGTTTAGACAATGATAGTAATGGACTTATTGACGATATTAATGGCTGGAATTACTTAGACAACAATCACATTTTCACTGATCACTTAGGTCACGGCACCCAAGCTGCGGGAATCATCGCAGCCAATAATGACACTGTTGGTATTGTGGGAATTGCCCCAACAGCAAGAATTATGCCTCTAAAAGTACTAGACGAAGATGGTAGGGGAAGGACTTCTAATGTAATCAAAGCCATTAACTATGCCGTTGCCAAAGGCGCCAAGGTAGTCAATATGAGCTTTGGTGGGGCCGGGGCTGATACAGTTGCTTTAATTAATACCTGTAACAATGCGGTAAATGCTGGAGTGGTACTAGTTGCTTCAGCAGGTAATGCTAATACTGATATTTTGCAAAATCATTTTGCCCCTGCATCTATTCCCAGCGTTATTGCTGTCGGTAGTATTACTAGTTTAGGCGATAAAGCTTCTTTTTCGAATACTGGTAATGGTTTGTCATTGGTTACCCCTGGTGTGAGCTTGCTCACCACGCGCTCTCAAGGCAGTGAAGAAAATGCTGCACAGGTACTAGCAGATGGTAGCAATAATTACATTATTAGCAGCGGTACTAGTTTCTCAAGTCCAATGGTAGCAGCTGCTGTTGCTCTCCTGATAGAACAAAATCCCGCCCTGACACCAGCCCAGATTCGTGCTCGCTTAGAGCAAACGGCAAGAGATTTGGGCACCACCGGAAAAGATAGTAATTTTGGCTATGGATTGTTGGATGTGCAAAATGCACTAGCGATCACAGCCCCCCCTGTTACCCCAACTAATCAGGCACCACAGATTATTAGCAGCACCTGGAGTAGTAATCCGCTAGTAAATGATGGTGAAATCAGCACCGCGCTTTCAGTGGTCGCTACCGATAATGAACATGACACATTAACAGTCAGTGCCGATTTCACTGCCTTAGGTAGCACGAATCAAACATTAATCTTGGGTACTAATAACACTTATACTTCAGCAGCTATTACTACTAGTAGTAGTGCTGGTGATTATACTATTCCTATTCAAGTATCAGATCCTACCCATACTGCAACTGGTAGTATTGTACTAACGGTAGCAGAAGCACCTGCGACAATCACCATTTCTGGACCTACCAGTGAAACTATTTTCAATACTTCAGAAAGCCAATTAACATTAAGCGGTCAGCTGACTGGCAATATTGCCACTATTAAAGTTAATGACATTAGTATACCTGGCTTTAGCTTAGGGCAAACCACCTGGAATTCTACTATTACAATAGCAGAGGGCACCACTGTTTATAATGTAAATGGATTTAATAGTGCTGCTCAATTATTAGCGTCAGATAGTATAGTCATCACTAGAGCAGCTGCACAGACAGCTACCCCGCCGCCTACATCTGAATCTGAAGAAGAAGACGAAGAGGAAAGCAGTAGCTCAAGACGGCGAGAAAGAAGACGAAATCGAGATCGTGATGACCCTATTGTTGAAGCTCAAACAACCATTACCTTTGCCGATGTACCAGCTGATCATTTTGCCTTTCAGCAAATTAGTGATTTAACCCTTAAAGGAAGTATTCACGGTCAAGATAATTTCTATTTTCCTAATCGTGTTATCTCAAGAGGTGAATTCCTAAAAGTAGCAATGCATGATGCTGGTCTAGTGAATAGCACTTGTGCCAGCAATCAAGCACATTTTAGTGATATTACTAATAATGTATTTAGCCAAGAAATTCACTGTGCTGTATATCAGAGAATAGTCTGGGATGGTAAAGAAAACTTTTTTCCTCATCAACCCATTACTCGTGAGCAAGCAATTCTATGGCTAGTAGCAATACGCCGAATAGTGCCAGAAACAAATCTAAGCAGCTCCTTTCCCGATGTTCGCGATAATAGAACTATGGCCTATATTGAAACTGCCAAGCGCTTACAATGGGTACAGGGTAATAATGGGCTTTTTTACCCTCACAATTCATTAAGTAGAGCTGAAGCTGCTAAAGTTATTGTTAATTCTCGACATTAA
- a CDS encoding ATP-binding cassette domain-containing protein: protein MQILLDQVSKQYPLFEKSPGIWGSLKSLFYRKKKSKTAINNVSFTIPSGSFIGLLGPNGSGKTTLMKMLSGILVPTEGQIQIGQYIPQHRDHQFLQKISLVMGQKSQLWWDLPTMDSLHFFASIYGLSKTEFSQRVAFLSELLAIEDLLHTPVRKLSLGERMRCELLAALLHYPQILFLDEPTIGLDIVSQQKIRKFIKQYHVSQKATILLTSHNMADIDTLCDDLMILHKGDIVFQGSVNNFKQTHPIHPVIQLTLQQPQTIPPLPVVANIEQTTELVLQITVPYNELANVVSILLKELRIVSLSIKEPTLDEIMHDFFLTQTSS from the coding sequence ATGCAAATTCTCCTGGATCAGGTCAGCAAACAATATCCTCTTTTTGAGAAAAGTCCCGGTATCTGGGGCAGTCTTAAAAGTTTATTTTATCGTAAGAAGAAAAGCAAAACGGCAATTAATAATGTTTCTTTCACCATCCCTTCAGGCAGTTTTATTGGTTTATTGGGCCCCAATGGTTCCGGTAAAACCACTTTAATGAAAATGCTCAGTGGTATTTTGGTACCTACGGAAGGGCAAATTCAGATTGGCCAATATATTCCCCAGCACAGAGATCATCAATTTTTGCAAAAAATTAGTTTGGTCATGGGCCAAAAAAGTCAATTGTGGTGGGATTTACCAACCATGGATAGTCTGCACTTTTTTGCTAGTATTTATGGTCTTTCAAAAACTGAATTTAGTCAAAGAGTCGCTTTTTTAAGTGAATTACTGGCTATTGAAGATTTACTTCATACTCCAGTGCGTAAACTATCCTTAGGGGAGCGCATGCGTTGTGAACTACTAGCAGCCTTATTACACTATCCCCAAATTCTTTTTCTTGATGAACCTACCATTGGATTAGACATTGTTTCCCAACAAAAAATACGGAAATTTATCAAGCAGTATCATGTCAGTCAAAAAGCAACCATTTTATTAACATCGCATAATATGGCCGATATCGATACTCTTTGCGATGATTTAATGATATTGCATAAGGGAGATATTGTTTTTCAAGGATCGGTAAACAATTTCAAACAAACCCATCCAATCCATCCCGTAATCCAGCTAACATTGCAGCAACCGCAAACGATCCCACCACTGCCAGTAGTAGCAAACATTGAGCAGACGACAGAACTTGTCCTACAAATTACTGTCCCGTACAATGAACTCGCAAATGTTGTCAGTATTTTATTGAAAGAATTAAGGATTGTCTCACTCAGTATCAAGGAACCGACACTAGATGAGATCATGCATGACTTCTTTCTTACCCAGACTTCTTCTTAA
- a CDS encoding proline--tRNA ligase: MNKKQLLTPQSQDFSQWYLDIVQHAELADYSSVKGCMIIKPYGYRIWELIQADLDRRIKARGVQNAYFPLFIPESFLRKEAEHVEGFAPEVAVVTHAGGKKLDEALVIRPTSETIIYDTYAKWIESYRDLPLLINQWANVVRWEMRTRPFLRTTEFLWQEGHTVHATKEEADTETLAALTMYQDFARDMLALPVLAGYKSEKEKFSGALYTMGVESLAKDGKSIQFGTSHNLGQNFAKAFNISFSDTDGQRKTPWQTSWGVSTRMIGALIVSHGDDDGLKLPPPVAPIQIVMIPIAREAADAKKIIEQLNQFKQDLTPVRVHIDSRDGVSIGFKRNEWEMKGVPLRLEMGMQELAQNIVSIARRDTGEKLAIPLDQVSSALPKLLDQITTDMYQAAKTYVESAITEVHNKEDFDRVIEKGGYAKAYFCEDPAMEKEIQEKTKATTRVVVMGDTKPGTCFYSGKPAERQWYFAKAY, from the coding sequence GTGAACAAAAAACAATTACTCACTCCTCAATCTCAAGATTTTTCACAATGGTACCTAGATATCGTCCAACATGCAGAATTAGCTGACTATTCGTCAGTTAAAGGTTGTATGATCATTAAACCTTATGGGTATCGTATTTGGGAATTAATTCAAGCAGATCTCGATCGTCGCATCAAAGCTCGCGGTGTCCAGAATGCTTATTTCCCATTATTTATTCCCGAAAGCTTTTTACGCAAAGAAGCCGAGCATGTAGAAGGATTTGCGCCAGAAGTTGCTGTGGTCACTCACGCCGGCGGGAAAAAGCTCGATGAAGCTTTGGTAATAAGACCCACTTCTGAAACTATTATTTATGATACCTATGCTAAATGGATTGAGAGTTATCGTGATTTACCTTTACTAATCAATCAATGGGCTAATGTTGTTCGTTGGGAAATGCGCACCAGGCCTTTTTTACGCACTACAGAATTCTTATGGCAAGAAGGACATACTGTTCATGCCACCAAAGAAGAAGCTGATACGGAAACATTGGCAGCATTAACTATGTATCAAGACTTTGCTCGGGACATGTTAGCCTTACCAGTATTAGCTGGTTATAAATCAGAAAAGGAGAAGTTTTCTGGTGCGCTCTATACTATGGGTGTTGAGTCCTTGGCAAAAGATGGTAAATCGATTCAATTTGGCACCTCACATAATTTAGGTCAAAACTTTGCTAAAGCTTTCAATATCAGTTTTTCTGATACCGATGGCCAAAGAAAAACACCTTGGCAAACTAGTTGGGGTGTATCTACTCGGATGATTGGTGCATTAATTGTTAGTCATGGTGATGATGATGGCCTCAAATTACCGCCACCAGTTGCACCTATTCAAATTGTGATGATACCCATCGCCCGTGAAGCAGCAGACGCAAAAAAAATTATCGAACAACTCAATCAATTCAAACAAGACTTAACCCCGGTCAGAGTACATATTGATAGCAGAGATGGAGTCAGTATCGGTTTCAAACGCAATGAATGGGAAATGAAGGGTGTGCCATTGCGTTTAGAAATGGGTATGCAAGAGCTTGCTCAAAATATAGTGAGTATTGCTCGTCGTGATACCGGTGAAAAATTGGCCATTCCTCTAGATCAAGTAAGCTCAGCTTTGCCCAAATTATTAGATCAAATAACTACTGACATGTATCAGGCCGCAAAGACATATGTCGAATCTGCTATTACCGAAGTTCATAATAAAGAGGACTTTGATCGGGTAATTGAAAAAGGAGGTTATGCTAAAGCGTATTTTTGCGAAGATCCAGCAATGGAAAAAGAAATACAAGAAAAAACTAAGGCTACTACTCGAGTAGTAGTAATGGGCGACACAAAACCAGGAACATGTTTCTATTCTGGCAAACCAGCTGAGCGACAATGGTATTTTGCTAAAGCGTATTAA
- a CDS encoding rod shape-determining protein, producing MFSKFFGAFSHDIGIDLGTANTLVFVRSKGIVINEPSVVAVNEKTKQILAIGEAARQMVGRTPSHIVAIRPLVDGVVSDFEITEQMLRYFIDKVHKESFTLFPRPRVVIGIPSGVTEVEKKAVADAARNAGARQSYLIEEPMAAAVGANLPVQEATGSMIVDIGGGTTEVAVISLGGIITSKSLRIAGDKLNEDIMQYAKDHFNLLLGVRTAERMKWEIGNVYETRERGVFNARGRDLVTGLPKEIQFDEKMIRDALMKSAMIISETVRFTVEQTPPELVADIMERGITLAGGGALLRGLDQLIAAHTHMPVYLAEDPLSAVVRGTGQVLENLDTLREVLVSTEDHSLLK from the coding sequence ATGTTTAGTAAATTTTTTGGCGCTTTTTCACATGATATTGGTATTGATTTAGGAACAGCGAATACATTGGTATTCGTGCGTAGTAAAGGCATTGTGATCAATGAACCTTCTGTAGTAGCAGTAAATGAAAAAACCAAACAAATCCTGGCTATTGGTGAAGCTGCTCGTCAAATGGTGGGGCGAACTCCTTCACATATAGTAGCGATTAGACCATTGGTGGATGGTGTTGTTTCCGATTTTGAAATTACTGAACAAATGCTCCGTTATTTCATTGATAAAGTACATAAAGAATCATTTACTCTTTTCCCTAGACCAAGAGTAGTAATTGGCATACCTTCAGGAGTAACAGAAGTAGAGAAAAAGGCAGTAGCCGATGCGGCTAGAAATGCTGGCGCCAGACAAAGCTATCTTATCGAAGAACCAATGGCTGCTGCTGTAGGCGCCAATTTGCCCGTACAAGAAGCTACAGGTTCCATGATAGTGGATATTGGTGGTGGCACTACTGAAGTGGCAGTAATTTCATTGGGTGGCATTATTACCAGCAAATCACTACGCATCGCGGGCGATAAATTGAATGAAGACATTATGCAATACGCCAAAGATCATTTTAATTTACTGCTTGGGGTCAGAACTGCGGAACGAATGAAATGGGAAATTGGCAATGTCTATGAGACTAGAGAAAGGGGAGTGTTTAATGCTCGCGGCAGAGATTTAGTTACTGGATTACCCAAAGAAATACAATTTGATGAAAAGATGATCCGTGATGCCTTGATGAAGTCAGCTATGATTATTAGTGAAACTGTGCGCTTTACTGTCGAGCAGACACCACCAGAATTGGTAGCAGATATTATGGAAAGAGGTATTACTCTTGCTGGTGGAGGAGCTTTACTACGCGGTTTAGATCAATTAATTGCCGCCCATACGCATATGCCAGTTTATTTAGCAGAAGACCCCTTATCTGCAGTAGTTCGTGGCACTGGTCAAGTATTAGAAAATCTTGATACATTGCGTGAGGTATTAGTTTCCACTGAAGATCACTCGCTTCTTAAATAA
- a CDS encoding phage holin family protein — MLIARFVWNWIMNSLVLGLLVVLIPSIQIHPGLSAREQIRLFLLGGLILGLVNSIIKPLLKLFSLPLILLTGGLFLIVINMIVLAIVTWLVPEIVIPDIMTYIIAAVLLGILNTIENLFFV; from the coding sequence ATGCTTATTGCTCGTTTCGTGTGGAATTGGATTATGAACAGCTTAGTGCTAGGACTACTAGTAGTTTTAATACCAAGCATCCAAATTCATCCCGGACTTAGTGCCCGTGAACAAATCCGCTTATTTTTACTTGGCGGTTTGATTCTTGGTTTGGTAAATAGTATCATCAAGCCCTTATTGAAGCTATTTTCTTTGCCATTAATATTATTAACTGGTGGCTTATTTTTGATTGTGATTAATATGATTGTCCTGGCTATAGTTACTTGGCTTGTGCCAGAAATAGTGATCCCTGATATTATGACTTATATTATCGCTGCTGTTTTGCTTGGGATACTCAACACCATTGAAAACCTATTTTTTGTCTAG
- the secG gene encoding preprotein translocase subunit SecG — MNFLQYIFVANAVLLILFILLQSRGVGLSSTFGGDGTFYRTRRGPEKLLFSLTILFTTTFALLSLIIPLWDSIVAGLR; from the coding sequence ATGAACTTTCTTCAGTATATCTTTGTTGCCAACGCGGTTTTGCTTATTCTTTTTATTCTTTTACAATCCCGAGGAGTGGGTTTGTCTAGCACCTTTGGTGGCGATGGTACCTTTTACCGTACACGCCGAGGTCCAGAAAAATTGCTTTTTAGCTTGACCATTCTTTTCACCACTACATTTGCTTTACTTAGTTTAATCATTCCTCTTTGGGATAGCATTGTTGCCGGACTTCGTTAA
- a CDS encoding ABC transporter substrate-binding protein → MISYKEISHFFPRAERAVLALLLTVALVSSTFLIDKSIFSSARVRSLANTGETLSIAHIGTTESLNSLYCTSSMTVRTACSLAFSGLFSVDPFNHTLKNALANEMSISNDLKTYTVTLQRAQFHDNVAVTSADVVFTYNTLVKDPSYDGPYKGAFNGVKITAQDPNTVVFTLDEANTFFPYNLTIGILPQHILDDVQSINDFLSHPFNRNPIGTGKYKASSIVKDSNTSEIRLTAFNDFFGEKAYIQNIHLTGYSKIEDLKRDMHKFDIAYAENLATETTNNDYTAYDFTLPQYVGLFFNNNSGPLNNKNIRLAIKVGTDRNKVAQLADSLQLVDSPLPEVLTQKITYDLEKAKSLLNTAKVSADTPIEIKLVYRKDPMLEKVATEIAQQWKPLGINCILIGQEFGELQNNFLKPRSYDVLLIGERLGGNIDLYPYFHSSQIKYPGLNFSLYKNVAVDNLLSKIRLTLDNQEQKKLLNQAYDKILEDMPVLPLYTNRDTIFINKRVHNTFLPANPTSPEQLYALISAWYIAEKQIWI, encoded by the coding sequence ATGATTTCTTATAAAGAAATTTCTCATTTTTTCCCGCGGGCAGAAAGAGCAGTTCTTGCTTTATTACTGACAGTAGCTTTAGTAAGCTCTACTTTTCTGATTGATAAAAGTATCTTTTCATCGGCTAGAGTTCGATCATTGGCAAATACTGGTGAAACTCTTTCTATCGCTCATATCGGCACTACAGAGAGCTTGAATAGTTTGTATTGTACTAGTTCAATGACCGTTCGTACCGCTTGTAGCTTGGCTTTTAGTGGTTTATTTAGCGTCGATCCTTTTAATCACACTCTCAAAAATGCTTTGGCCAATGAAATGAGCATAAGCAATGATTTAAAAACATATACAGTCACCTTACAAAGAGCACAATTCCATGACAATGTGGCCGTAACCAGTGCTGATGTGGTTTTCACCTATAATACCTTAGTGAAAGATCCTAGTTACGATGGTCCCTATAAAGGAGCTTTTAATGGTGTGAAAATTACAGCACAGGATCCCAATACTGTAGTTTTCACTCTGGATGAGGCCAATACTTTTTTCCCGTACAACCTTACCATTGGTATTTTACCTCAACATATTCTCGACGATGTACAATCAATCAATGATTTCTTAAGTCATCCATTTAATCGTAACCCTATTGGTACTGGTAAATATAAAGCCTCCTCCATTGTCAAGGATTCGAACACTAGCGAAATTAGGCTTACAGCATTCAATGATTTTTTTGGTGAGAAAGCGTATATCCAAAATATTCATCTTACCGGCTATTCTAAAATAGAGGACCTTAAGCGAGATATGCATAAATTTGACATCGCTTATGCAGAAAACTTGGCAACAGAAACAACAAATAATGATTATACGGCATATGACTTCACCCTACCACAATATGTTGGTCTCTTTTTTAACAACAATAGTGGTCCTCTGAATAACAAAAATATCCGCTTAGCAATAAAAGTAGGAACCGATCGAAATAAAGTTGCTCAACTAGCTGATAGTTTACAATTAGTTGATTCACCCTTGCCCGAAGTTTTAACTCAAAAGATTACTTATGATCTAGAGAAAGCAAAAAGCTTACTGAACACTGCTAAGGTTTCCGCCGATACTCCAATAGAAATAAAACTCGTATATCGCAAAGATCCAATGCTAGAAAAAGTGGCTACTGAAATTGCTCAACAATGGAAACCTTTGGGTATTAATTGTATTCTGATTGGCCAGGAGTTTGGGGAATTACAAAATAATTTTCTCAAACCAAGAAGCTATGATGTATTACTGATAGGCGAGCGCTTAGGAGGGAATATTGATCTTTATCCTTATTTTCATTCTTCTCAAATCAAATATCCTGGCCTAAATTTTTCTCTCTATAAAAATGTTGCTGTTGATAACTTGCTGAGCAAAATTCGCTTAACTCTTGATAACCAAGAGCAAAAAAAGCTTCTCAATCAAGCTTATGACAAAATTTTAGAGGATATGCCAGTGCTTCCTTTATATACAAACAGAGATACTATTTTCATCAATAAAAGGGTTCACAACACCTTTCTGCCGGCAAACCCGACTAGTCCTGAGCAATTATATGCCTTGATTAGCGCCTGGTATATTGCAGAAAAGCAAATCTGGATATAA
- a CDS encoding 50S ribosomal protein L9 has product MKLVLIQDVPHLGRKHDMVDVKPGYGRNFLLPRSLATFATPALVAQSQKMQAKRLESRKKMQEQAKELAQKIKNVQLTFARRVTSKGTLYGSVGASEIAKDLAKEISCSLDSEAIRMSTPIRKLGEHKVTIHLADDVEALIHLKVIKQA; this is encoded by the coding sequence ATGAAGCTCGTTCTGATTCAAGATGTTCCTCATCTCGGTAGAAAACATGACATGGTTGATGTGAAGCCAGGTTATGGTAGAAATTTCCTTTTGCCTCGTAGTTTAGCTACTTTCGCTACGCCAGCTTTAGTGGCTCAATCACAAAAAATGCAAGCTAAAAGATTAGAAAGCCGTAAAAAGATGCAAGAACAAGCGAAAGAGCTAGCGCAAAAGATTAAGAATGTACAGCTTACTTTTGCTCGTCGGGTAACTAGTAAAGGTACATTATATGGATCTGTAGGTGCTTCTGAGATCGCTAAGGATTTAGCAAAAGAAATTAGTTGCTCTCTTGATAGTGAAGCTATTCGTATGTCCACCCCAATTCGAAAATTGGGTGAACACAAGGTAACTATTCACTTAGCTGATGATGTAGAAGCCCTGATTCATCTTAAAGTTATTAAACAAGCTTAA
- the der gene encoding ribosome biogenesis GTPase Der gives MENFVALIGRPNVGKSTLFNRILGFQKSITHKQAGTTLDVLYGTVETPSGSFILADCPGVFENFSDPLNVQAQERALALFQKAALLVLVMDTTLPPSKEDRTLVQWLRKHDQHFIVCATKADQRNSEEHIAAIEQLTGQEAYPVAALQGGGIDRLILGIKDFFITNKIPLLPDTANSPKPDIKVALLGRPNAGKSTLFNYLAGEELSLVSDIPGTTRDPLDVITNYPELNMSIQWIDTAGLRRRAKIADNIEYISYLRSHKVIEQCDIAVLLISAENMVVHRDETIIQYILEQRKGLVIVVTKSDIVSHEVLKKFEQEMRYILQYAKWAPIVPLSVHEKKGVDNLLHIIQHVAAQYSRTISTQKINKFLEYFQSLHTAPLIKGKRAKMYYGLQTDTKPPHFLFFVNDDDVFRFSHVRAIENNLRQYFELEGTPVIIEYRSRREKTEE, from the coding sequence ATGGAAAATTTCGTTGCCCTTATTGGTCGACCAAATGTAGGTAAGTCGACATTGTTTAATCGTATCTTAGGTTTTCAAAAAAGCATTACCCATAAGCAAGCGGGGACAACTTTAGATGTGCTTTATGGCACAGTAGAGACTCCGAGCGGTAGCTTCATTTTGGCTGACTGCCCGGGAGTATTTGAAAACTTCTCCGATCCGCTTAATGTGCAGGCGCAGGAACGAGCCTTGGCCTTATTTCAAAAAGCTGCTTTATTGGTATTAGTAATGGATACCACCTTACCGCCTAGTAAAGAAGATCGAACCCTGGTGCAGTGGTTACGCAAACATGATCAACACTTCATTGTCTGTGCCACCAAAGCTGACCAGAGAAATAGCGAAGAGCATATCGCTGCCATCGAACAATTGACTGGCCAGGAAGCTTATCCTGTTGCTGCCTTACAGGGAGGAGGTATAGATCGTTTGATTCTGGGTATTAAGGACTTTTTCATTACTAATAAAATTCCTTTATTGCCAGATACTGCTAATAGCCCGAAACCTGATATTAAGGTGGCACTTTTAGGCAGACCTAATGCCGGCAAATCTACTTTATTTAATTATTTGGCAGGGGAGGAACTGTCTCTCGTTTCTGATATTCCTGGTACCACTCGTGATCCACTTGATGTGATCACCAATTATCCTGAGCTTAATATGTCCATTCAGTGGATTGATACTGCCGGTTTACGAAGGCGAGCCAAGATTGCCGATAATATAGAGTACATTTCTTATTTACGGTCTCATAAAGTCATTGAACAATGCGATATTGCCGTACTACTAATCAGCGCTGAGAATATGGTAGTACACAGAGACGAAACTATTATTCAATATATCTTGGAACAACGTAAGGGTTTAGTAATCGTAGTAACCAAGAGTGATATAGTCAGTCATGAAGTACTCAAAAAATTTGAACAAGAGATGCGCTATATACTGCAATATGCCAAATGGGCACCAATAGTACCGTTGTCTGTACATGAAAAAAAGGGGGTAGATAATTTGCTCCACATCATTCAACATGTAGCAGCCCAGTACAGTAGAACAATATCGACACAGAAAATTAACAAATTTTTGGAATATTTTCAAAGCCTTCATACCGCACCATTGATCAAAGGCAAGCGTGCCAAAATGTATTATGGTCTACAAACCGATACCAAGCCTCCTCATTTTCTATTTTTTGTTAATGATGACGATGTCTTTCGATTCTCCCATGTGAGAGCAATTGAAAATAATTTGCGCCAATATTTTGAGCTGGAAGGAACGCCAGTAATTATTGAGTATCGCTCACGTCGTGAAAAGACTGAGGAATAA